The sequence AGATCCAGGTCGGCCACGAGCAAGCCCGCTTGCCCATACGGTTGAAAGCACTGCACGGTACCGTCCGGACGCACGACGGCCGACGTGGTCCCGGAGCCCTCACTTGCGCAGTTTACCGAAGCGACGTAGCACGTGTTTTCCGCCGCACGACACAGGAGCGCCTTTTCGTGGAACGTATTGGCCGGATCAGCGAACGTGACGGGACGATAGCTTCCAGGCCCGGCGACGTGCGCATGCGGGTGAAACACGATCTGCGCGCCTCGACGTGCAGCCCACCGCACCGTTTCCGGATATCTCCATCCTTCGTGGCAGATCACCACTCCGAATGTGAGCGGCCCGGCGGTGAAGACGCGACGTTCCGTACCGAATGCGGGATAGATGGCGTCTTCCGACGGGTCGAGCTGCACCTTGTCCTGCCAGCCCGCGATCGCGCCGTCCGGACTGA is a genomic window of bacterium containing:
- a CDS encoding carbon-nitrogen hydrolase family protein, with the protein product MSTVRIALANVRVPATAQESVLLATSTVAEAGRQGALVVCFPECFIPGYRWPGTTAPPPDPAFLERAWSDVANAARVAGITVILGTERVTDRGLQITACVISPDGAIAGWQDKVQLDPSEDAIYPAFGTERRVFTAGPLTFGVVICHEGWRYPETVRWAARRGAQIVFHPHAHVAGPGSYRPVTFADPANTFHEKALLCRAAENTCYVASVNCASEGSGTTSAVVRPDGTVQCFQPYGQAGLLVADLDLLAATGLLASRCRTNPM